One stretch of Aigarchaeota archaeon DNA includes these proteins:
- a CDS encoding helix-turn-helix domain-containing protein: MRGMETVVIDLLKLLKEKHDYKTLSKMTGLPTSTLNRYIKNKTTPRPQNVKKLIEKIESRADVAELIREKALINGDDVNVYEVVSNPSLLKLINFYIVNEFSGSKLTAIMPLDVHSIPLSVVAAITIDRRLLLLSERPLWDDENAITITYKMPGFVEKFKLWLPKNIVSNKDSVLMISSFLNSDSLINSVVSMLQKKEVSVAGLFSIMAKEQLWKKVLLPPGSRKKCLLLV, translated from the coding sequence ATGCGCGGTATGGAAACTGTAGTAATCGATCTGCTTAAGCTTCTTAAAGAAAAGCATGATTATAAAACACTATCCAAAATGACCGGACTACCCACTTCCACACTAAATCGTTACATAAAAAATAAAACAACACCAAGACCCCAAAATGTAAAAAAGCTCATCGAGAAAATTGAGTCGCGTGCCGACGTGGCGGAGCTCATTAGGGAAAAGGCTTTGATAAACGGAGATGATGTTAACGTTTACGAGGTTGTGTCGAACCCAAGTTTGCTTAAGCTGATCAACTTCTATATAGTGAATGAATTTTCCGGTAGTAAGTTAACAGCTATAATGCCTCTCGATGTGCATAGCATTCCGTTATCGGTTGTAGCAGCGATTACCATTGATAGGAGGTTATTACTACTGAGCGAAAGGCCGCTTTGGGACGATGAAAATGCCATAACGATAACGTACAAGATGCCGGGTTTCGTTGAAAAGTTCAAGTTATGGTTGCCGAAGAACATAGTATCGAATAAAGACAGCGTTCTTATGATATCTTCCTTCTTGAATTCTGATTCCTTGATAAACTCTGTGGTTAGCATGCTTCAGAAGAAGGAAGTATCGGTTGCAGGTCTTTTCAGCATCATGGCAAAAGAACAACTCTGGAAAAAAGTTCTCCTACCACCGGGCAGCAGGAAGAAATGTCTACTCTTGGTTTAA
- a CDS encoding DUF2116 family Zn-ribbon domain-containing protein translates to MSQQKKEKPKIVDHRHCVVCGRAIPPEEQTCSPDCREKLELSREKEKKSKRMMLIIYVIMIVALLILFLFRPAS, encoded by the coding sequence TTGAGTCAACAAAAGAAAGAAAAACCAAAGATAGTTGACCATCGCCACTGCGTTGTATGCGGCCGGGCGATTCCACCTGAAGAACAGACCTGCTCGCCGGATTGTAGAGAAAAGCTCGAGTTGAGTAGAGAAAAGGAAAAGAAGAGTAAGAGGATGATGCTGATAATATACGTGATCATGATAGTTGCGTTGTTGATCTTATTCCTGTTTAGGCCGGCATCCTAA
- a CDS encoding sodium-translocating pyrophosphatase, with translation MFWLLPVSASIISLCAALAFTAWVLRQSPGNETIRNISSAVKTGALAFIKREYVTILPIAIVLAVIIGFTAGYTNAIAFVIGATLSAVAGIIAIMTTVSAAPRAANATEKGLGYTLSVAYRGGAVAGLTITAAALIAVTALYVLYPNPIAIAGVGVGASLIALFIRIGGGIYTKAADLGADLVGKVEAGIPEDDPRNPAVIADNVGDNIGDAAGMGSDIYESYIVTILAAMLLGSLIGNVEFVVFPLMIGAAGLLGSLIGALTVTSRNVTSPMRPLTLSFAVAALITVVLNFFVSTLTFGWNDLAYALFISTLLGAIVVPIIQKITDYYTSYNYKPVRDVAEATKIGHSANILTGIAIGMRSTFPMAIVIVVFMAISYFLVSTVTGKPLMGIYSTAITTAAMLSLSGIVLSIDSFGPISDNAGGIVEMSGLGEDNRKITDQLDAVGNTTKATTKGFAITSAALAAIALIQAFQHEVWVLASTPGNLLYGKEFVYTLTNPALILGLLIGALLPFYVSSYLLKSVSVVASSIVEEVRRQFREIKGILEGKAKPDYAKCIDIATKESLRQLFAPALIVIVAPIIVGLVLGPVAVAGLLIGSVASGLYLAYHMANSGAAWDNAKKYLEVLGLKKTSQHAVAVAGDLVGDPYKDTAGPALNTVIKLLNTVSIVFVPIFIGFIAL, from the coding sequence ATGTTCTGGCTCTTACCGGTATCGGCCTCCATCATATCGTTGTGCGCGGCATTGGCTTTCACCGCATGGGTACTCAGACAGAGTCCAGGAAATGAGACGATTCGTAACATATCGAGCGCGGTTAAAACCGGAGCCCTGGCGTTCATTAAAAGAGAATATGTTACCATCCTGCCTATCGCGATAGTCTTAGCAGTCATTATAGGTTTCACGGCAGGATATACTAACGCGATAGCGTTCGTCATCGGAGCGACGCTCTCAGCAGTAGCCGGAATAATCGCGATAATGACGACAGTCAGCGCAGCACCAAGGGCAGCAAATGCGACTGAGAAAGGTCTTGGTTACACACTTTCTGTCGCTTATAGGGGAGGTGCCGTGGCCGGTTTGACGATAACGGCAGCAGCCCTCATAGCAGTTACGGCGCTTTATGTACTCTATCCAAACCCGATAGCGATAGCAGGGGTTGGTGTCGGTGCCAGCCTGATAGCGCTATTCATAAGAATCGGCGGTGGAATATACACGAAGGCAGCAGACTTAGGCGCTGATTTGGTTGGAAAAGTGGAAGCAGGAATACCTGAAGATGACCCCAGAAACCCGGCTGTGATAGCAGACAACGTTGGCGACAACATAGGCGACGCGGCCGGCATGGGAAGCGACATCTACGAATCATACATAGTTACGATCTTAGCGGCTATGCTCTTGGGCTCGCTCATAGGCAATGTAGAGTTTGTCGTGTTTCCGCTCATGATAGGAGCAGCTGGTCTCTTAGGCTCACTGATCGGCGCATTGACTGTTACGTCGAGAAACGTTACATCTCCTATGAGGCCGTTGACGTTATCCTTCGCGGTTGCCGCCCTGATAACCGTTGTACTAAACTTCTTCGTTTCCACGCTTACGTTTGGCTGGAATGATCTAGCTTATGCCCTCTTCATATCAACATTGCTGGGCGCGATCGTAGTTCCCATAATACAGAAGATAACCGATTACTACACCAGCTACAACTACAAACCGGTCAGGGATGTTGCAGAAGCGACAAAGATAGGCCACTCAGCCAACATACTTACAGGCATAGCGATCGGCATGAGGTCCACGTTCCCGATGGCCATTGTCATAGTCGTGTTCATGGCGATATCTTACTTTTTGGTATCTACGGTAACCGGTAAGCCCCTTATGGGTATCTACTCAACCGCCATAACGACTGCTGCTATGTTGTCGCTCAGTGGCATAGTTCTGAGTATAGATAGCTTCGGACCAATCAGCGACAACGCTGGTGGCATAGTCGAAATGAGCGGGCTTGGTGAGGATAACAGGAAGATAACTGACCAGCTGGATGCTGTCGGCAACACAACGAAGGCAACCACAAAAGGTTTTGCCATAACTAGCGCTGCCCTCGCAGCAATTGCACTAATTCAAGCTTTTCAGCACGAAGTATGGGTTCTTGCATCCACTCCAGGGAACTTACTATACGGAAAGGAATTCGTCTACACGTTAACGAACCCTGCTCTTATACTTGGCCTCCTCATCGGAGCTCTATTACCATTCTACGTCTCGAGTTACCTCTTAAAGAGTGTCAGCGTGGTTGCATCCTCGATCGTCGAAGAGGTCAGGAGACAGTTCAGGGAGATTAAGGGCATACTTGAGGGAAAGGCAAAGCCTGACTATGCCAAGTGTATAGACATAGCGACGAAGGAATCCCTCAGGCAATTGTTTGCACCAGCGCTCATAGTCATAGTGGCACCTATAATAGTCGGACTCGTCTTAGGTCCTGTGGCTGTTGCAGGCCTTCTAATAGGTTCGGTTGCATCCGGACTTTACCTTGCATACCACATGGCCAACTCAGGCGCAGCTTGGGATAACGCCAAGAAGTATTTAGAAGTGCTAGGTCTAAAGAAAACATCTCAACATGCTGTGGCAGTGGCTGGGGACCTGGTTGGCGATCCATACAAGGATACTGCAGGTCCTGCATTGAACACCGTGATAAAGTTGCTGAATACCGTCTCGATAGTCTTTGTTCCAATATTCATAGGCTTCATCGCGCTTTGA
- a CDS encoding DUF429 domain-containing protein, with protein sequence MELKVVGIDLAGSENRPTGFCEMTCDLVARTSIVYKDYEILQLVRDATPKIAAIDAPLSLPRGRTSLETREPYHLRACDRELLRMGIKFFPITLGPMRKLTERGMRLKPVIERLGVKVIEVYPGGAQDVLMIPRKHVNLKGLLQGLRRLGVKGLKSGMSGDELDAVTCALVGYLYLKGDYITLGDEDEGTIIMPKPLYTSDRNLIKSRKV encoded by the coding sequence GTGGAATTGAAAGTCGTTGGCATAGACTTGGCCGGTTCGGAGAATAGGCCAACTGGCTTTTGTGAGATGACCTGCGATCTCGTCGCTAGAACTAGCATCGTTTACAAGGACTATGAAATTCTCCAACTTGTCAGGGACGCTACACCAAAGATAGCTGCCATAGATGCCCCGCTCAGTCTACCGCGAGGAAGAACTTCTCTTGAAACGAGAGAACCATATCATCTAAGGGCATGCGACCGTGAGCTCCTAAGGATGGGGATCAAGTTCTTTCCAATTACGCTAGGACCTATGAGGAAGTTAACGGAGAGGGGCATGAGGCTTAAGCCCGTCATCGAACGGCTTGGTGTCAAGGTTATCGAAGTGTATCCTGGTGGGGCTCAAGATGTTTTAATGATACCGAGAAAACACGTTAACCTTAAAGGCCTACTCCAAGGTCTTAGGAGGCTAGGCGTTAAGGGTTTAAAATCTGGTATGAGTGGGGACGAGCTGGATGCCGTTACATGCGCGCTAGTGGGTTATCTTTATCTGAAGGGAGATTACATAACCTTGGGCGATGAAGACGAAGGGACGATAATAATGCCTAAACCACTCTACACTTCCGATCGAAATCTTATTAAATCACGAAAAGTATGA
- a CDS encoding exosome complex RNA-binding protein Csl4, which translates to MMSISVGACEMVEENHQIALPGDRLCVLEEFLSGKGTKTSPDGVVFATVIGRIKFDKKKREVHVEAVKEPDNVAVGDVVLGEVKELQSRSAIIKIIGKNGRLLKHHRTAILLAKPGSKESLGQYVSVGDVLLAKVTNMISGLINVSIWDQDLGVIQAMCDNCGSTMMNVKKDKYNVYCPKCKKFDTRKMVIQRGNEKKLFSWLGSAT; encoded by the coding sequence ATGATGAGTATTTCAGTTGGTGCATGCGAAATGGTTGAGGAAAATCATCAGATAGCGTTACCGGGCGATAGGCTGTGTGTGCTGGAGGAATTTTTATCTGGCAAGGGAACGAAGACCTCACCAGACGGTGTGGTATTCGCAACAGTGATAGGTAGGATTAAATTCGATAAAAAGAAGCGGGAAGTTCATGTAGAGGCCGTAAAGGAACCGGATAACGTAGCCGTTGGCGACGTAGTCTTAGGCGAGGTAAAGGAGCTCCAGAGTAGGTCTGCCATAATCAAGATCATAGGCAAGAACGGCAGGCTACTGAAGCATCACCGTACTGCGATCCTCTTAGCAAAACCAGGAAGTAAAGAGTCTTTGGGACAATATGTGAGTGTAGGCGATGTGCTGCTCGCCAAAGTAACCAATATGATTTCAGGACTCATTAATGTCTCCATATGGGACCAGGACCTTGGTGTGATCCAAGCAATGTGCGATAACTGTGGGTCGACAATGATGAACGTCAAAAAAGATAAGTACAACGTGTACTGTCCAAAATGCAAGAAATTTGACACGAGAAAAATGGTTATTCAGCGTGGAAATGAAAAGAAGTTGTTTAGTTGGTTGGGGTCGGCGACATGA
- a CDS encoding RNA-binding protein, with translation MRVRSLSKREKQELFTRINSEFPSLKLDLSPKTVVVEVKDERNTFYILEGLAAFAKVDDTFLPILIESLNKNVLNNMPSVVVDMGAIPHIANGADVMRPGIVAVEGEFGEGGLVIVRDEKHKKPIAVGKALENSENVKKAERGKVITNLHYVGDKLWRLCTEALSRYLNV, from the coding sequence ATGCGGGTAAGGTCACTCAGTAAGAGAGAAAAGCAAGAACTTTTTACACGCATCAACTCAGAATTCCCTAGCCTAAAGCTTGATCTAAGTCCAAAAACGGTTGTCGTAGAAGTAAAGGATGAGAGAAATACCTTTTACATTTTAGAGGGACTGGCAGCGTTCGCAAAAGTTGACGATACATTCCTACCCATTCTGATCGAGTCGCTCAACAAAAACGTGCTTAACAACATGCCAAGCGTGGTAGTCGATATGGGAGCCATTCCACACATAGCTAACGGTGCAGATGTCATGAGGCCCGGTATAGTCGCGGTTGAGGGTGAATTTGGGGAGGGTGGGCTTGTCATCGTCAGAGACGAAAAGCACAAAAAACCGATAGCCGTAGGCAAGGCTTTAGAAAATTCAGAGAACGTGAAGAAAGCAGAAAGAGGGAAGGTTATAACAAACTTGCATTATGTCGGCGACAAGTTATGGAGGCTTTGTACGGAGGCGCTATCACGCTACCTGAACGTGTAA
- a CDS encoding iron-sulfur cluster assembly protein, whose product MSLVEKVREKLRSFKDPVTGLSIVESQAMLTVKEVEEGVIQIEFVPSSPYNPMAYSYAMALKAISSKVDGVKKVVVFCKNHVMAERINEEVNR is encoded by the coding sequence TTGTCACTTGTAGAAAAAGTCAGGGAGAAGTTACGCAGCTTCAAGGACCCGGTCACGGGCTTGAGCATAGTGGAAAGTCAGGCAATGCTCACCGTGAAGGAGGTCGAGGAAGGAGTTATACAAATAGAGTTCGTGCCCAGCAGCCCCTACAACCCCATGGCCTACAGCTACGCCATGGCGCTTAAGGCCATATCTTCAAAGGTTGACGGTGTTAAAAAGGTGGTCGTCTTCTGCAAGAACCATGTAATGGCCGAAAGGATAAACGAAGAAGTCAACAGATAA
- the dph2 gene encoding diphthamide biosynthesis enzyme Dph2: MNEAPIFITKGVNGEMERGVVVTNFSVNQDERAKFVRMVRPEYVVAELEKVRAKKVLVQAPQGLKGIALQLSEELYRHGFDVMISGGPCWGGCDLALNEAIDVSADAIVHLGHTSFVKQSTIPTIYVECRYDYHVDVEQLVEKAVHLLRPAKKIGLGMTLQWLNLLEPVKQALENRGFSVLYGQHKNGRLYPSQVIGCDYTTVKSIEGEVEKFLIVGSFFHGLGLSIITDKNVVVAEPETMRVEEMSQITKRVLMQRYAQISAFKNSRQVGVILCTKPGQKRDGLATSIVSILRKAGKDAYVLVLNEVDERFLLDEAFDAYVNTACPRISIDDNAKFKKPVLLPSELMVALNLKSWEEIVHNDEYFSWCMRNG; the protein is encoded by the coding sequence TTGAATGAGGCGCCGATATTTATAACTAAGGGTGTGAATGGTGAGATGGAGCGCGGCGTGGTAGTGACGAACTTTTCAGTGAATCAGGATGAACGCGCTAAATTCGTGAGGATGGTGAGGCCGGAATATGTCGTTGCCGAACTGGAAAAGGTTAGGGCCAAGAAGGTTTTAGTGCAGGCGCCCCAAGGCCTTAAGGGCATCGCTCTTCAGTTGTCAGAGGAATTGTACCGTCATGGCTTTGATGTTATGATATCCGGGGGTCCATGCTGGGGTGGTTGCGACCTAGCCCTAAACGAGGCGATAGATGTATCGGCGGATGCCATAGTGCACCTCGGCCATACGAGCTTTGTGAAACAATCAACCATACCTACGATATACGTCGAGTGCAGGTACGACTATCACGTGGACGTTGAGCAACTGGTTGAAAAGGCCGTCCATCTCTTAAGACCTGCGAAAAAGATTGGCTTGGGTATGACACTCCAATGGTTAAATCTATTAGAACCCGTTAAGCAGGCCCTCGAGAATCGCGGTTTTTCAGTTCTTTATGGACAACACAAAAACGGGCGACTTTATCCTTCGCAAGTGATAGGGTGCGATTACACTACCGTAAAGAGCATTGAAGGAGAAGTCGAGAAGTTTCTTATAGTAGGAAGCTTTTTTCACGGGTTGGGCCTTTCTATAATAACTGATAAAAACGTCGTGGTTGCAGAGCCGGAGACTATGCGTGTCGAGGAAATGAGTCAAATAACGAAAAGGGTACTTATGCAAAGATATGCACAAATATCTGCGTTCAAAAACTCAAGACAAGTCGGTGTCATACTTTGCACAAAGCCTGGACAGAAAAGGGACGGCCTGGCAACATCCATCGTATCGATTCTAAGGAAGGCCGGTAAAGATGCGTACGTGCTTGTCTTAAACGAAGTGGATGAAAGGTTCTTGTTGGACGAAGCGTTCGACGCTTATGTGAACACAGCGTGCCCGCGCATTAGTATAGATGACAACGCTAAATTTAAGAAACCGGTTTTGTTACCGAGCGAGCTTATGGTTGCTTTAAACTTAAAGTCGTGGGAAGAGATTGTCCATAATGATGAGTATTTCAGTTGGTGCATGCGAAATGGTTGA
- a CDS encoding transcription factor S translates to MEFCPNCGKVLSLVKRSDAVALVCKKCGFEKSMEKVVTQVSSKKKSKILTVEKETSDEEVLPTTDVLCPECGNNKAYWWTVQTRSADEPMTTFFRCTRCRHTWREYG, encoded by the coding sequence ATGGAATTCTGCCCGAACTGTGGAAAGGTTCTTTCCCTTGTGAAGAGGTCGGATGCAGTTGCACTTGTATGTAAAAAGTGTGGCTTCGAAAAAAGTATGGAAAAGGTCGTTACACAAGTTTCATCAAAGAAAAAATCGAAGATTTTAACCGTCGAAAAAGAAACATCCGATGAAGAGGTGTTGCCTACAACAGACGTTTTATGCCCCGAATGTGGAAACAATAAGGCTTACTGGTGGACCGTGCAAACACGGTCTGCCGATGAACCTATGACAACTTTCTTTAGGTGCACTCGCTGTAGACATACATGGAGAGAGTATGGTTAA
- the alaS gene encoding alanine--tRNA ligase, protein MKFSPEAYRLEFFLQNGFIRKKCVVCGEYFWTLDADKEVCGESPCVPYTFIGKRLTKERLTLRDAREKFLKFFERNGHKIIKPYPVVPRWRTDLYLVSASIVDFQPWVTSGIAPPPANPLVVSQPCIRLVDIDKVGLTFGRHLTIFEMGGAHAFNYPDKEVYWKDMTVHYHHEFATKELGIKPESITYKESAWSGGGNAGPCFETVSEGLELATLVFMHYKTLDGELVEIPIRTVDTGYGIERYAWFSQGTYSSFEAIYGELYGKVIEMLDVEQPDEKILDAYAPYTAIVTPKEGTSIAEVRRKISRLSGIPIETIEKAIVPLEKFFASLDYTKSISFILSEGIVPSNVKSGYLARLLIRKAYRVLQAIGHKDKLLDLIDMQIEYWSKDFPHLAEMHDEVLDIVMTEISKFEDTIEKGTAYVEKELASLKKHSDVVPVEFLVKVYDERGITPEIVERTAQKLQLKVEVPENFYEYVASRHLQETPAVVSIEKNLESMVQNLSPTIKLFYDFPFERKFEAKVLRVSGEYVILDRTLFYAESGGQISDTGTLRFSNGECKVVDAQIINGVIVHKIVGARPTEGERVIGEIDIERRSRIIKHHTATHILLSAARQVLGKHIWQAGAKKEPDKARLDISHHKRLTAEEVERIETLANEIIQKSIPVQVHMMDRNEAERLYGFRLYQGGEVPSAVIRVVEIPDWDAQACGGLHCANTEDVGIIKIIKTERIQDGVERIIFATGPSALPYIREQERTIRRVSEILGASASELDKKIEELSMELKNVRKVAKRVMELYAKKRAAELVSTAEKVGRISVLKSYEEIDDRDYLISLASDALNKVSGPAVTILLAGTESVKVLTMANEEAVKTGIDAGRLASTISSALGGKGGGRPDLGQGGAPYSEGLHEILKNVEKFLKIS, encoded by the coding sequence ATGAAGTTTTCGCCTGAGGCGTACCGCTTAGAATTTTTTCTGCAAAACGGTTTCATTAGGAAAAAGTGTGTCGTTTGTGGAGAATATTTTTGGACACTAGACGCGGACAAGGAGGTTTGCGGAGAGTCGCCGTGTGTTCCTTATACATTCATAGGAAAAAGGCTAACTAAAGAGAGGCTAACGTTAAGAGATGCGCGTGAAAAGTTCCTAAAGTTCTTCGAGAGAAATGGTCACAAAATCATAAAGCCGTATCCGGTCGTGCCTAGGTGGAGGACCGACCTGTACCTTGTCTCGGCAAGTATTGTGGATTTTCAACCATGGGTTACGTCGGGCATAGCACCGCCGCCTGCCAACCCTCTCGTAGTAAGTCAACCTTGCATAAGACTCGTCGACATAGATAAGGTCGGCCTTACGTTTGGCAGGCACTTAACGATATTCGAGATGGGCGGAGCGCATGCATTCAATTATCCCGATAAGGAGGTCTACTGGAAAGACATGACGGTTCACTACCATCATGAGTTTGCAACGAAGGAGCTCGGCATAAAACCGGAGAGCATAACCTACAAGGAGTCGGCATGGTCTGGAGGCGGAAACGCAGGTCCTTGCTTCGAGACTGTTTCAGAGGGGCTGGAACTAGCGACTCTCGTTTTCATGCATTACAAAACTCTAGACGGCGAGCTTGTTGAAATTCCGATAAGAACCGTAGACACCGGATATGGTATCGAAAGGTACGCATGGTTTAGCCAGGGAACGTATAGCTCCTTTGAGGCGATTTATGGTGAGCTCTACGGAAAGGTAATTGAAATGCTTGATGTCGAGCAACCCGACGAGAAAATACTTGATGCCTACGCGCCCTACACGGCTATAGTAACACCAAAGGAGGGCACAAGCATCGCTGAGGTCCGGAGAAAGATTTCAAGACTTTCGGGCATACCGATAGAGACTATAGAAAAGGCAATAGTGCCGCTGGAGAAGTTCTTCGCCTCGCTCGACTACACAAAGTCCATATCCTTCATACTGTCCGAGGGGATAGTACCGTCAAACGTCAAATCAGGATACTTGGCAAGGTTACTGATCAGGAAAGCGTACAGGGTCCTTCAAGCAATAGGTCACAAAGATAAGCTGTTGGACCTGATCGATATGCAGATAGAATACTGGTCGAAGGACTTTCCCCATTTGGCCGAGATGCATGACGAGGTGCTGGACATAGTGATGACAGAGATTTCGAAATTTGAGGATACGATAGAGAAGGGGACGGCGTATGTTGAGAAGGAGTTGGCAAGTTTGAAAAAACACTCAGACGTAGTCCCCGTTGAGTTCCTCGTTAAGGTTTATGATGAAAGGGGCATAACGCCGGAGATAGTAGAGCGTACGGCCCAAAAACTGCAGCTCAAGGTTGAAGTTCCTGAGAACTTTTATGAGTACGTCGCGTCTAGGCACCTCCAAGAGACGCCGGCGGTCGTCAGCATAGAGAAAAATTTAGAGTCCATGGTACAGAATTTGAGCCCGACAATCAAGCTCTTCTATGATTTTCCGTTTGAGAGAAAGTTCGAGGCGAAGGTTTTACGGGTTTCTGGCGAATACGTGATCCTAGACAGAACATTATTCTATGCCGAGAGTGGTGGTCAAATTAGTGATACCGGCACTCTCCGCTTCAGCAATGGCGAGTGTAAGGTCGTTGACGCACAAATCATAAACGGCGTAATCGTGCATAAGATTGTAGGAGCGAGACCGACTGAAGGTGAGCGCGTCATTGGAGAGATCGACATTGAACGAAGGTCTAGGATAATTAAGCATCATACAGCAACCCACATATTGTTAAGCGCCGCGAGGCAAGTTTTAGGAAAGCACATATGGCAGGCTGGTGCAAAGAAGGAGCCAGATAAAGCAAGGCTTGACATATCCCATCATAAGAGGTTGACAGCTGAAGAGGTTGAAAGGATAGAAACTTTGGCGAACGAAATAATTCAGAAGAGCATACCAGTTCAAGTCCATATGATGGATAGGAACGAGGCCGAAAGATTGTATGGCTTCCGTCTTTACCAAGGAGGCGAAGTTCCTTCTGCGGTGATAAGAGTTGTTGAGATTCCTGACTGGGATGCTCAGGCATGCGGCGGCTTACACTGCGCAAACACAGAGGACGTGGGTATTATAAAAATAATAAAGACCGAAAGGATACAAGATGGTGTAGAACGCATCATCTTTGCGACAGGACCTTCCGCTTTGCCGTACATACGAGAGCAGGAAAGGACCATACGAAGAGTTTCAGAGATCTTGGGCGCATCTGCTTCAGAGTTAGACAAAAAGATAGAGGAATTATCGATGGAACTGAAGAACGTCAGAAAGGTTGCCAAGAGGGTCATGGAACTTTACGCGAAGAAAAGAGCAGCCGAATTGGTGTCTACGGCTGAAAAGGTTGGCAGAATATCTGTCCTCAAAAGTTACGAGGAGATAGATGATAGGGACTACCTGATATCGCTGGCTTCCGATGCGCTCAACAAGGTGTCCGGGCCTGCCGTAACTATACTCCTGGCCGGAACGGAATCTGTTAAAGTTCTGACTATGGCAAACGAAGAGGCTGTAAAGACAGGCATAGATGCGGGTCGCCTTGCGTCAACGATTTCGTCAGCGCTTGGAGGAAAGGGAGGGGGGAGGCCGGACTTGGGACAAGGAGGGGCACCGTACTCTGAAGGGTTACATGAGATTCTAAAAAACGTGGAAAAATTTTTAAAAATTAGCTAA
- a CDS encoding DUF72 domain-containing protein, with the protein MYERFLGEQLYPRYTLLVLMAIIKVGTSGYAYHWNEGKPTPFEWYISQGFKTVEINASFYRFPSKSWTAAWLKAPMNFDFSIKVHGSITHRSRLGEAAVRLWPKFVKPLEEILDKIAFFLFQMPPSFVASKANLERLSQFFKRVEVPRIAVIEFRHESWWSKIKEVESFGLVFCSVDSPELPRDVLVTNDVVYLRLHGRETWYAYVYDESELVEIASKVKELNALRKYVYLNNDHGMLPNGKLLMKLLGC; encoded by the coding sequence GTGTACGAACGTTTTCTCGGTGAGCAGTTATATCCGAGATACACGTTATTAGTTTTGATGGCGATAATTAAGGTCGGCACTTCCGGTTATGCTTACCATTGGAACGAAGGTAAGCCTACACCTTTCGAGTGGTACATCAGCCAAGGGTTCAAGACCGTCGAGATAAACGCCTCGTTCTACAGATTTCCGAGCAAGTCCTGGACGGCTGCATGGCTCAAAGCACCAATGAACTTCGACTTCAGCATAAAAGTCCACGGTTCGATCACCCACAGAAGTAGGCTGGGTGAAGCCGCAGTACGGTTATGGCCAAAATTTGTGAAACCACTTGAGGAAATTCTTGATAAGATAGCCTTCTTCCTCTTCCAGATGCCTCCGAGCTTCGTCGCTAGCAAAGCAAATCTTGAGAGGTTATCTCAGTTCTTTAAAAGGGTAGAAGTACCCAGAATCGCTGTCATTGAGTTTAGGCATGAATCTTGGTGGAGCAAGATAAAGGAGGTCGAGTCTTTTGGTCTTGTGTTCTGCTCGGTCGATTCGCCTGAGTTACCCAGGGATGTGCTTGTGACGAACGACGTAGTTTATCTAAGGTTGCATGGAAGAGAGACCTGGTACGCATACGTATACGATGAGTCAGAATTGGTGGAGATCGCAAGTAAGGTGAAAGAATTGAACGCCTTGAGGAAATACGTGTATTTGAACAACGACCATGGAATGTTACCTAATGGTAAGCTCCTCATGAAGTTGCTGGGATGTTAA
- the rpl12p gene encoding 50S ribosomal protein P1, translated as MEYIYAALLLHKAGRPVNEEGIKNVLSAAGIQPDDSRVKALVAALSEINIDEVLKSATAAPFVATAAAPATPAQPEAKPKEEKKEEARKKEEEEALAGLSALFG; from the coding sequence ATGGAGTACATATACGCTGCTCTCCTACTACATAAGGCAGGAAGGCCTGTGAACGAAGAAGGCATAAAGAACGTCTTGTCTGCGGCGGGCATACAACCAGACGACAGTAGAGTAAAGGCTCTCGTCGCAGCGCTCTCCGAAATAAATATAGATGAGGTCTTAAAGAGTGCCACGGCGGCACCCTTTGTAGCGACGGCTGCAGCTCCTGCTACACCAGCTCAGCCGGAGGCAAAGCCGAAAGAGGAAAAGAAGGAGGAAGCGAGGAAGAAGGAAGAGGAAGAGGCGCTGGCTGGTCTGAGTGCGCTCTTTGGATAA